The genome window AGTTCCTGCATACAAGGGAGATTATGGCTGTCGCCTTTAGTAGCTGCATTAATGGCTTTATAATTTACAACCATACGTTTTTTCCCTCTTCTTttttcagcttcattttcaactAAGAATGCTGGAGACATGTGAGGTGATTTACTTGGAATAATTAATTTTAAATCAAGTAATTCCTTAATTTGTTTATTAAATTCTTCTCTGTCCTGAGGACTGTACTTCATAGGTTTTACCCTGATAACAGTTTTAGGATCAATGAGTTCTATTGATGTTTTCATccattttttggatttttcaggaTCAATAGGATTTTCTGAACAAACTTTTTCAAGTAGTTCTTCAATTTTTTGAAACTTTTGTATTTCAACTAAAAATATCCTTTCTACTTTTATAACTTCTCGAGCTATATTGGTTCCAGGAATTTGTTTTATCTTTGAATCTTTTTTCATGGATTCAAGAAAATTTGGTTTTCCAATTTGAAAAGCCTTTGTAACCTTTTTAATCAAAATCATTTCTTGATTAAGATGAAAAGATACTCTGTCTAACCATTGAGTGAAAGGTCCATAAAGTTGACAGAAATTATTTCCTAGAAGTAAATCCATACCTGAATCTTGTTGGTAGATAGTAGGAATGGTAAATGGTTCTCCAGAAAAATAGATGACAAGGTTCCTACAAACCTTATTTAACTTAATGACTTCCTTGTTAGCAACTATTACCTTAATATCTTTGGGAGTATTTTCCCATAGGTCATTAGGAATTATGTGTTTGCTTGCTAAACAAAGACTTGCCCCTGTGTCTACATAACAATGTATGGCGATTGCTTTATATCCTTTGAAAAAGATTTTTCCTTTGATATAAATTGAATTTGGATTAGTTATATTTGAATAAGCTAATTCAAAATCATGTGTTTTATGAATTTCTTCTTTCTCCCAATTAAAGGAGTGAACATAATTCATTTTTCCCCATAAAAAAataatctttttatcttttaGTTTTTGATTATCTCTTTCTAGATGGAAATAAAGTCTAGAGATCTCTAGATTTATATTTCTAAAAAGGTTTTCCATTTGACCTTTATTGGTCATTTGAAATTGATCCAAAAGGCCATGATAATGCATTTGGACTTTTAGAACTTCCTAGAGATGGATTTCCAAcgttgaagtttggaaatgaataTTTTTGAAAGCTTTTTTCAtcattaattttttctttttgcttttcGAGCATAAAAGTTTTTgaatccattctttcatcaattTTGTCTGAAACATCTTTGATGATTTTTGCGGCAGTTGCCTCAAGATTTTCGTTTGTAGAAAGACTTTCTACCTTTCTAATCAAATCTTTAACAAGTTCCTCTAATTTCAAAAGAGTAGTCATGTTATAGATATAATTGCTTTTTTAGTTCTAAGCTCAATAAATTTTTGCTTAGAAGcaaaaatgtttttcttaataatttttatattaagagattttttttttttgacttaaCATAAAATTTTCTTTAATTTGGTTTATTCTAGTAAACCAAATTTGTATATTGGCCTCTTCAAAGGTGATTTGTTGATCAAGATATTGTAAATAATCTAAAATTGGTTTTGAAGATATTATTCTCCAATAACTCCTTTTAAAATTCTACCATACCCATCAATTCTTTCGGACAAAGAACGTATTAATTGTTCAGTATTACTTGATTCTCTTATTTGTAAAGAGCTTCCAGCATAACTGTGTCTAGGTTTTGAtactaaaacttgtttatttcgTGCAATATCAATTGCCCAGTTTTCTTGTAATTGTGATGGCTCAGCGAATTTACTGCCTTCAACAATTCCAATATCTGAGAATATATCCTCAATTGCTAtgctttctttttctttgtaCTCAATTGAATGAGTGCTATTTGTTAAAGCATATGAGACTAAATAATTAATCGTAAATACTATATTACCTGGTTCCATAAGATCAGTTCTTTCACACTGATGTATAAAACTTAAAGCTTTGTCGAAATCTTTTGAATCTCGATGTAAAGCAAATTTAGGATAGACAGTAAACATAAATTTACCATAAGCTAAATTTCCTTGAATTGCTCCAAGAAGAGCGTCTTGCCTATTGATAATTCTGTTATCAACAAGGGCCATTTTTATAGGAAAATTAATTCCATCTCTAAACTGTGCTTTTAGGAGGATTTTAACCGCTCCTATATGTACCATATTGAGAGACTTTCTCAACTCTGGTTTAATATGTAAAAGCTTTTTTGCTATTTCACCCTTTGTTAAGAGTGGCAAATAAACTTCACCCGACGTATTGTTTATGTCAACTGAAAGTTCTTCAGtgttaaaacaataaaatattttattttttctagAAAAAGCTCTAGAAACTAAACTTtgtaaagtttttggttgattaaaaacttgttttgcgtCAAGCTTGAATTTAAGCTTGCTAACTTTTGTTAATTGATCAGAATTAATCATGTAATCTGATACAAAACCTTTTTCGTTTTCACTAAAGTTTATAACTTCAGTTATTTCTTCAGACTCATCTGAATCGTTTTTAAATAAACTGTTATTTTCCATTAATTTTTTAGAAATAACatcttattttttaaaaaagaGCAACAATTCATAAAACACATGATTTTGAATTAGCTTATTCAAATATAACTTATCCATATTCAATTTATATCAAAGGAAAAATCTTTTTCAAAGGATATAAAGCAATCGCCATACATTGTTATGTAGACACAGGGGCAAGTCTTTGTTTAGCAAGCAAACACATAATTCCTAATGACCTATGGGAAAATACTCCCAAAGATATTAAGGTAATAGTTGCTAACAAGGAAGTCATTAAGTTAAATAAGGTTTGTAGGAACCTTGTCATCTATTTTTCTGGAGAACCATTTACCATTCCTACTATCTACCAACAAGATTCAGGTATGGATTTACTTCTAGGAAATAATTTCTGTCAACTTTAGTAGTCACTTGTTGACTAGATTTTTTGATTACAAGAATCATTTGTTTGAGATAGTATAAATCATTTGATTTCGATATTGGTTAATCgattatgtttgtgtttgtttgtaaaaacagttgtTTATAAAAATGCTTAAGGAGATATTCTATTCTAACTATTAAATTACTTCgaaatatttatattaatatctCCTTAAGCATTTTTATAAACaactatttttacaaacaaacacaaacatattgGTTAATCgattatgtttgtgtttgtttgtaaaaacagttgtTTATAAAAATGCTTAAGGagatattaatataaatatttcGAAGTAATTTAACAGTTAGAATAGAACATATCTTTCCTCTTTACTCGACTAGGTAAATCTTTAAGTTGATTTTTCCAATTCTTTTATCAACAAGGGCCATTTTTATAGGAAAATTAATTCCATCTCTAAACTGTGCTTTTAGGAGGATTTTAACCGCTCCTATATGTACCATATTGAGAGACTTTCTCAACTCTGGTTTAATATGTAAAAGCTTTTTTGCTATTTCACCCTTTGTTAAGAGTGGCAAATTGCTAGAACCATTCCGCGTCTGGTATCAGAGCCTTGTTGctctttttttaaaaaataagatGTTATTTCTAAAAAAATTAATGGAAAATAACAGTTTATTTAAAAACGATTCAGATGAGTCTGAAGAAATAACTGAAGTTATAAACTTTAGTGAAAACGAAAAAGGTTTTGTATCAGATTACATGATTAATTCTGATCAATTAACAAAAATTAGCAAGCTTAAATTCAAGCTTGacgcaaaacaagtttttaatcaaccaaaaactttacaAAGTTTAGTTTCTAGAGCTTTTTctagaaaaaataaaatattttattgttttaacaCTGAAGAACTTTCAGTTGACATAAACAATACGTCGGGTGAAGTTTATTTGCCACTCTTAACAAAGGGTGAAATAGCAAAAAAGCTTTTACATATTAAACCAGAGTTGAGAAAGTCTCTCAATATAGTACATATAGGAGCGGTTAAAATCCTCCTAAAAGCACAGTTTAGAGATGGAATTAATTTTCCTATAAAAATGGCCCTTGTTGATAACAGAATTATCAATAGGCAAGACGCTCTTCTTGGAGCAATTCAAGGAAATTTAGCTTATGGTAAATTTATGTTTACTGTCTATCCTAAATTTGCTTTACATCGAGATTCAAAAGATTTCGACAAAACTTTAAGTTTTATACATCAGTGTGAAAGAACTGATCTTATGGAACCAGGTAATAAAGTATTTACGATTAATTATTTAGTCTCATATGCTTTAACAAATAGCACTCATTCAATTGAGtacaaagaaaaagaaagcaTAGCAATTGAGGATATATTCTCAGATATTGGAATTGTTGAAGGCAGTAAATTCGCTGAGCCATCACAATTACAAGAAAACTGGGCAATTGATATTGCAcgaaataaacaagttttagtaTCAAAACCTAGACACAGTTATGCTGGAAGCTCTTTACAAATAAGAGAATCAAGTAATACTGAACAATTAATACGTTCTTTGTCTGAAAGAATTGATGGGTATGGTAGAATTTTAAAAGGAGTTATTGGAGAATAATGTCTTCAAAACCAATTTTAGATTATTTACAATATCTTGATCAACAAATCACCTTTGAAGAGGCCAATATACAAATTTGGTTTACTAGAATAGATCAAATTAAAGAAAATTTTATGTTAAGTCATAAAACAAAATCtcttaatataaaaattattaagaaaaacatttttgCTTCTAAGCAAAAAATTATTGAGCTTAGAACTAAAAAAGCAATTATATCTATAACATGACTACTCTTTTGAAATTAGAGGAACTTGTTAAAGATTTGATTAGAAAGGTAGAAAGTCTTTCTACAAACGAAAATCTTGAGGCAACTGCCGCAAAAATCATCAAAGATGTTTCAGACAAaattgatgaaagaatggattcAAAAACTTTTATGCTCgaaaagcaaaaagaaaaaattaatgaTGAAAAAAGCTTTCAAAAAtattcatttccaaacttcaacgTTGGAAATCCATCTCTAGGAAGTTCTAAAAGTCCAAATGCA of Helianthus annuus cultivar XRQ/B chromosome 1, HanXRQr2.0-SUNRISE, whole genome shotgun sequence contains these proteins:
- the LOC110925367 gene encoding uncharacterized protein LOC110925367, producing the protein MENNSLFKNDSDESEEITEVINFSENEKGFVSDYMINSDQLTKVSKLKFKLDAKQVFNQPKTLQSLVSRAFSRKNKIFYCFNTEELSVDINNTSGEVYLPLLTKGEIAKKLLHIKPELRKSLNMVHIGAVKILLKAQFRDGINFPIKMALVDNRIINRQDALLGAIQGNLAYGKFMFTVYPKFALHRDSKDFDKALSFIHQCERTDLMEPGNIVFTINYLVSYALTNSTHSIEYKEKESIAIEDIFSDIGIVEGSKFAEPSQLQENWAIDIARNKQVLVSKPRHSYAGSSLQIRESSNTEQLIRSLSERIDGYGRILKGVIGE
- the LOC110925366 gene encoding uncharacterized protein LOC110925366; translation: MENNSLFKNDSDESEEITEVINFSENEKGFVSDYMINSDQLTKISKLKFKLDAKQVFNQPKTLQSLVSRAFSRKNKIFYCFNTEELSVDINNTSGEVYLPLLTKGEIAKKLLHIKPELRKSLNIVHIGAVKILLKAQFRDGINFPIKMALVDNRIINRQDALLGAIQGNLAYGKFMFTVYPKFALHRDSKDFDKTLSFIHQCERTDLMEPGNKVFTINYLVSYALTNSTHSIEYKEKESIAIEDIFSDIGIVEGSKFAEPSQLQENWAIDIARNKQVLVSKPRHSYAGSSLQIRESSNTEQLIRSLSERIDGYGRILKGVIGE